Proteins encoded in a region of the Xiphophorus couchianus chromosome 11, X_couchianus-1.0, whole genome shotgun sequence genome:
- the LOC114152544 gene encoding UDP-glucuronosyltransferase 2C1-like isoform X3: MGAGGFLVVFSLFQIFFISHCDAGNILVYPLDGSHWINMEILLEELHAKGHNISVIRASTSWYIPEKSPLYTSITVEMDRDVKDFFADFIQYQLRVHREGSSLITFFKLTKKFMSFVSVGHTLWCDAASRIMENPKLIKSLIESQYDLVLTDPGIGPGVVLAKYLKLPLVLNVRWITSGEGHFVLAPSPLSYIPVSPGLGLTDKMDFIQRIQNIFFYSIILFQQKFVVGPIYDAMCDKYIEGGCDIVSLLQDADIWLFRSDFVFDFPRPTMPNVVYIGGFQCKPAQPLPADLEEFVQSAGEHGVIIMTLGTLVNTLPEDIVNEIASVFAEMPQKVIWKHRGKRPSTLGNNTLMMDWMPQKDLLGHPQIKVFIAHGGTNGVQEAIYFGVPVLGIPLFFDQYDNLLRLQKRGAAKIIQLHEVNGHSFERAVKEVLHKDSYKENIQRLSRLHQDQPMPPMDQATFWIEYVIRHKGAPHLRTEAYRMPWYSYHCLDVLLLLMTSVAVVFFSVFAVFRFLFCKRRNRKYKQS; the protein is encoded by the exons ATGG GAGCGGGTGGATTCTTAGTAGTCTTCAGCctgtttcagattttcttcataTCACACTGCGATGCAGGGAATATTTTGGTGTATCCTCTGGATGGCAGCCACTGGATCAATATGGAAATTCTTCTAGAAGAACTTCATGCCAAGGGTCACAACATCAGTGTGATTAGGGCTTCCACTAGCTGGTACATCCCAGAAAAATCCCCCCTCTACACATCCATCACAGTTGAAATGGACAGAGATGTGAAGGACTTCTTTGCTGATTTTATACAATACCAACTGCGG gtgcaCCGAGAAGGGTCCTCACTGATAACGTTCTTCAAGCTCACAAAGAAGTTTATGTCCTTTGTTTCTGTGGGCCATACCCTTTGGTGTGATGCTGCGTCAAGAATCATGGAAAATCCAAAGTTGATAAAAAGCTTAATAGAATCACAGTATGATCTGGTTCTTACTGATCCAGGAATAGGACCAGGTGTTGTGTTAGCTAAATATCTTAAACTGCCATTAGTCCTCAACGTTCGTTGGATTACTAGTGGAGAAGGTCATTTTGTGCTGGCTCCCTCACCACTCTCTTATATCCCAGTGAGCCCAGGACTCGGTCTAACAGACAAAATGGATTTCATCCAGagaatccaaaacatttttttctacagtatcaTATTATTCCAGCAAAAATTTGTGGTTGGACCTATTTATGACGCCATGTGTGATAAATACATTGAGGGTGGATGTGACATTGTCTCACTGCTTCAAGATGCGGATATTTGGCTATTCCGGTCAGATTTTGTATTTGATTTTCCTCGGCCAACAATGCCAAATGTTGTCTACATTGGAGGGTTCCAGTGTAAACCTGCACAGCCTCTACCAGCGGACCTGGAGGAGTTTGTTCAGAGTGCTGGGGAGCATGGAGTCATCATCATGACTCTGGGAACTTTGGTTAACACTTTACCAGAAGACATTGTGAATGAGATTGCCAGTGTCTTTGCTGAGATGCCCCAAAAG GTGATTTGGAAGCACAGAGGAAAGCGTCCCTCTACTCTGGGCAACAACACTCTAATGATGGACTGGATGCCACAGAAAGACCTACTTGGCCACCCACAAATAAAAGTCTTCATAGCTCATGGAGGAACAAATGGAGTCCAGGAAGCCATTTACTTTGGAGTCCCTGTGCTTGGCATACCCTTGTTCTTTGACCAGTATGACAACCTCCTACGTCTACAgaaaagaggagcagcaaagaTTATTCAGCTCCATGAAGTTAATGGTCACAGCTTTGAGAGAGCTGTTAAGGAAGTGCTCCATAAAGACAGCTACAAGGAAAATATTCAGAGACTGTCACGTTTACACCAAGATCAGCCGATGCCCCCCATGGATCAGGCCACTTTCTGGATAGAGTATGTGATACGCCACAAAGGGGCTCCTCACCTCCGCACAGAGGCTTACAGGATGCCTTGGTACTCATATCATTGCTTAGATGTACTACTCCTTTTGATGACTTCTGTAGCTGTGGtgttcttctctgtttttgctgtttttagatttttattttgcaaaagaaggaacagaaaatataaacaaagctGA
- the LOC114152544 gene encoding UDP-glucuronosyltransferase 1-2-like isoform X2 — protein sequence MIINVHREGSSLITFFKLTKKFMSFVSVGHTLWCDAASRIMENPKLIKSLIESQYDLVLTDPGIGPGVVLAKYLKLPLVLNVRWITSGEGHFVLAPSPLSYIPVSPGLGLTDKMDFIQRIQNIFFYSIILFQQKFVVGPIYDAMCDKYIEGGCDIVSLLQDADIWLFRSDFVFDFPRPTMPNVVYIGGFQCKPAQPLPADLEEFVQSAGEHGVIIMTLGTLVNTLPEDIVNEIASVFAEMPQKVIWKHRGKRPSTLGNNTLMMDWMPQKDLLGHPQIKVFIAHGGTNGVQEAIYFGVPVLGIPLFFDQYDNLLRLQKRGAAKIIQLHEVNGHSFERAVKEVLHKDSYKENIQRLSRLHQDQPMPPMDQATFWIEYVIRHKGAPHLRTEAYRMPWYSYHCLDVLLLLMTSVAVVFFSVFAVFRFLFCKRRNRKYKQS from the exons ATGATTATAAAT gtgcaCCGAGAAGGGTCCTCACTGATAACGTTCTTCAAGCTCACAAAGAAGTTTATGTCCTTTGTTTCTGTGGGCCATACCCTTTGGTGTGATGCTGCGTCAAGAATCATGGAAAATCCAAAGTTGATAAAAAGCTTAATAGAATCACAGTATGATCTGGTTCTTACTGATCCAGGAATAGGACCAGGTGTTGTGTTAGCTAAATATCTTAAACTGCCATTAGTCCTCAACGTTCGTTGGATTACTAGTGGAGAAGGTCATTTTGTGCTGGCTCCCTCACCACTCTCTTATATCCCAGTGAGCCCAGGACTCGGTCTAACAGACAAAATGGATTTCATCCAGagaatccaaaacatttttttctacagtatcaTATTATTCCAGCAAAAATTTGTGGTTGGACCTATTTATGACGCCATGTGTGATAAATACATTGAGGGTGGATGTGACATTGTCTCACTGCTTCAAGATGCGGATATTTGGCTATTCCGGTCAGATTTTGTATTTGATTTTCCTCGGCCAACAATGCCAAATGTTGTCTACATTGGAGGGTTCCAGTGTAAACCTGCACAGCCTCTACCAGCGGACCTGGAGGAGTTTGTTCAGAGTGCTGGGGAGCATGGAGTCATCATCATGACTCTGGGAACTTTGGTTAACACTTTACCAGAAGACATTGTGAATGAGATTGCCAGTGTCTTTGCTGAGATGCCCCAAAAG GTGATTTGGAAGCACAGAGGAAAGCGTCCCTCTACTCTGGGCAACAACACTCTAATGATGGACTGGATGCCACAGAAAGACCTACTTGGCCACCCACAAATAAAAGTCTTCATAGCTCATGGAGGAACAAATGGAGTCCAGGAAGCCATTTACTTTGGAGTCCCTGTGCTTGGCATACCCTTGTTCTTTGACCAGTATGACAACCTCCTACGTCTACAgaaaagaggagcagcaaagaTTATTCAGCTCCATGAAGTTAATGGTCACAGCTTTGAGAGAGCTGTTAAGGAAGTGCTCCATAAAGACAGCTACAAGGAAAATATTCAGAGACTGTCACGTTTACACCAAGATCAGCCGATGCCCCCCATGGATCAGGCCACTTTCTGGATAGAGTATGTGATACGCCACAAAGGGGCTCCTCACCTCCGCACAGAGGCTTACAGGATGCCTTGGTACTCATATCATTGCTTAGATGTACTACTCCTTTTGATGACTTCTGTAGCTGTGGtgttcttctctgtttttgctgtttttagatttttattttgcaaaagaaggaacagaaaatataaacaaagctGA
- the LOC114152544 gene encoding UDP-glucuronosyltransferase 2A1-like isoform X1 translates to MGNILVYPLDGSHWINMEILLEELHAKGHNISVIRASTSWYIPEKSPLYTSITVEMDRDVKDFFADFIQYQLRVHREGSSLITFFKLTKKFMSFVSVGHTLWCDAASRIMENPKLIKSLIESQYDLVLTDPGIGPGVVLAKYLKLPLVLNVRWITSGEGHFVLAPSPLSYIPVSPGLGLTDKMDFIQRIQNIFFYSIILFQQKFVVGPIYDAMCDKYIEGGCDIVSLLQDADIWLFRSDFVFDFPRPTMPNVVYIGGFQCKPAQPLPADLEEFVQSAGEHGVIIMTLGTLVNTLPEDIVNEIASVFAEMPQKVIWKHRGKRPSTLGNNTLMMDWMPQKDLLGHPQIKVFIAHGGTNGVQEAIYFGVPVLGIPLFFDQYDNLLRLQKRGAAKIIQLHEVNGHSFERAVKEVLHKDSYKENIQRLSRLHQDQPMPPMDQATFWIEYVIRHKGAPHLRTEAYRMPWYSYHCLDVLLLLMTSVAVVFFSVFAVFRFLFCKRRNRKYKQS, encoded by the exons ATGG GGAATATTTTGGTGTATCCTCTGGATGGCAGCCACTGGATCAATATGGAAATTCTTCTAGAAGAACTTCATGCCAAGGGTCACAACATCAGTGTGATTAGGGCTTCCACTAGCTGGTACATCCCAGAAAAATCCCCCCTCTACACATCCATCACAGTTGAAATGGACAGAGATGTGAAGGACTTCTTTGCTGATTTTATACAATACCAACTGCGG gtgcaCCGAGAAGGGTCCTCACTGATAACGTTCTTCAAGCTCACAAAGAAGTTTATGTCCTTTGTTTCTGTGGGCCATACCCTTTGGTGTGATGCTGCGTCAAGAATCATGGAAAATCCAAAGTTGATAAAAAGCTTAATAGAATCACAGTATGATCTGGTTCTTACTGATCCAGGAATAGGACCAGGTGTTGTGTTAGCTAAATATCTTAAACTGCCATTAGTCCTCAACGTTCGTTGGATTACTAGTGGAGAAGGTCATTTTGTGCTGGCTCCCTCACCACTCTCTTATATCCCAGTGAGCCCAGGACTCGGTCTAACAGACAAAATGGATTTCATCCAGagaatccaaaacatttttttctacagtatcaTATTATTCCAGCAAAAATTTGTGGTTGGACCTATTTATGACGCCATGTGTGATAAATACATTGAGGGTGGATGTGACATTGTCTCACTGCTTCAAGATGCGGATATTTGGCTATTCCGGTCAGATTTTGTATTTGATTTTCCTCGGCCAACAATGCCAAATGTTGTCTACATTGGAGGGTTCCAGTGTAAACCTGCACAGCCTCTACCAGCGGACCTGGAGGAGTTTGTTCAGAGTGCTGGGGAGCATGGAGTCATCATCATGACTCTGGGAACTTTGGTTAACACTTTACCAGAAGACATTGTGAATGAGATTGCCAGTGTCTTTGCTGAGATGCCCCAAAAG GTGATTTGGAAGCACAGAGGAAAGCGTCCCTCTACTCTGGGCAACAACACTCTAATGATGGACTGGATGCCACAGAAAGACCTACTTGGCCACCCACAAATAAAAGTCTTCATAGCTCATGGAGGAACAAATGGAGTCCAGGAAGCCATTTACTTTGGAGTCCCTGTGCTTGGCATACCCTTGTTCTTTGACCAGTATGACAACCTCCTACGTCTACAgaaaagaggagcagcaaagaTTATTCAGCTCCATGAAGTTAATGGTCACAGCTTTGAGAGAGCTGTTAAGGAAGTGCTCCATAAAGACAGCTACAAGGAAAATATTCAGAGACTGTCACGTTTACACCAAGATCAGCCGATGCCCCCCATGGATCAGGCCACTTTCTGGATAGAGTATGTGATACGCCACAAAGGGGCTCCTCACCTCCGCACAGAGGCTTACAGGATGCCTTGGTACTCATATCATTGCTTAGATGTACTACTCCTTTTGATGACTTCTGTAGCTGTGGtgttcttctctgtttttgctgtttttagatttttattttgcaaaagaaggaacagaaaatataaacaaagctGA